In Nonomuraea muscovyensis, one genomic interval encodes:
- a CDS encoding LacI family DNA-binding transcriptional regulator, with product MTARQPRERGVTIEDVARAAGVSRQTISNALNAPHRLKAETLERVSAIIEKLGYRPDQSARSLKSGTRRIIAYPTPVDDPANPNPLMGGFLEAVVAASGEAGYRILLVRPRPGQSQEQALDELIAARTVDGFLLSDILRDDPRVAHLTSTGFPFAAFGRTLPDQPQSWVDVDSVQAVIDLVGLVAARGHRRVAFLASTSGQPWMDDRRDGFLAGVRRHGLAGQVYSVPGDDPGEIVTATRDQLAGRNRPTAIIASGDWLALGVYTAARAQGLEIGRDLAVAAFDDLPITAFLQPALTTVRLPLRRIAEALISRLLQIIEDGVTPQAGLMLPGEPVIRPSLGP from the coding sequence GTGACGGCACGTCAGCCGCGCGAGCGCGGGGTCACCATCGAGGACGTCGCGCGAGCGGCCGGCGTGTCCCGCCAGACGATCTCCAACGCCCTCAACGCCCCGCACCGGCTGAAGGCCGAGACGCTGGAGCGCGTCTCCGCGATCATCGAGAAGCTCGGCTACCGGCCCGACCAGTCGGCACGCAGCCTGAAGTCGGGCACCCGTCGGATCATCGCCTACCCGACACCGGTGGACGACCCGGCCAACCCCAACCCCTTGATGGGCGGCTTCCTCGAAGCGGTCGTGGCGGCGTCAGGTGAGGCGGGCTACCGCATCCTGCTGGTGCGCCCACGGCCAGGCCAGAGCCAGGAGCAGGCGCTCGACGAACTGATCGCCGCGCGGACCGTGGACGGATTCCTGCTGTCGGACATACTGCGCGATGACCCTCGCGTGGCTCACCTGACCAGCACGGGTTTCCCGTTCGCCGCCTTCGGCAGAACCCTGCCCGATCAGCCGCAGTCCTGGGTGGATGTCGACAGCGTGCAGGCGGTGATCGATCTGGTCGGCCTGGTCGCGGCCAGAGGGCACCGACGGGTGGCCTTCCTCGCCTCCACCTCTGGGCAGCCGTGGATGGACGACCGGCGCGACGGGTTTCTGGCCGGCGTGCGCCGCCATGGCCTGGCCGGGCAGGTGTACTCCGTGCCGGGCGACGATCCAGGCGAGATCGTCACGGCCACCCGCGACCAACTGGCCGGGCGCAACCGGCCTACCGCGATCATCGCCAGCGGTGACTGGCTCGCGCTCGGCGTCTACACGGCGGCGCGCGCGCAAGGGCTGGAGATCGGCAGAGACCTGGCCGTGGCCGCCTTCGACGACCTGCCGATCACCGCCTTCCTCCAACCGGCGCTGACCACGGTACGGCTGCCGCTGCGCCGCATTGCCGAGGCGCTGATCAGCCGTCTCCTCCAGATCATCGAAGACGGCGTCACCCCGCAGGCGGGGCTCATGCTCCCCGGCGAGCCGGTGATCCGCCCAAGCCTAGGACCGTGA
- a CDS encoding glycoside hydrolase family 36 protein, which yields MQVWEPYALGETTPVRAGAVELAMAGAADATVTQVSDGIWLIDAPGATAAQWRVPCVNVSAFWTPVGGTHWVPPIWSAPLMSRLTAGSPVVSLIGTAGANVCTVGLAEPVAQASFTGGVMEETGEFVFTLHGEGLRIRLDLSERPFSAAVAGVAAWWQEEAGDLPATPDRARLPAYSTWYSMHQNVSAESVEFQAKLAKELGCETIIVDDGWQTADRARGYAFCGDWEPNVAAFPDISGHVARVRELGMAYLLWYALPFVGKHNAAFERFEGRFLRYLDHMDAAVLDPRYPEVREFLIDRLARAIETWGMDGLKIDFVDRFATPGGDLAPGAGADCVDVDEGVRRLLHDLDARLRLTKPEVLIEHRQPYTSPGLWHYANMIRAVDCPLSSQENRQRTVDLRLTAGPVAVHSDMILWHPDEPAEQVAAHLINALFSVPQISVDLAAQRPDQLAAIRFWLGIFRRHLGTLQLGTLEPEQPEHGYPLVRARDERTTIVARYAPLPVEVPNSGELLIANADPDPRVVLYGTGSAHVEVHNCGGALVRTATLVLESGVCLVEVPMGGLLTLRRD from the coding sequence ATGCAGGTCTGGGAGCCCTACGCGCTCGGCGAGACGACCCCGGTACGGGCCGGCGCGGTCGAACTGGCCATGGCCGGGGCGGCCGATGCGACGGTGACGCAGGTCTCCGACGGCATCTGGCTGATCGATGCGCCAGGGGCCACGGCCGCGCAGTGGCGGGTGCCGTGCGTGAACGTCAGTGCGTTCTGGACGCCCGTGGGCGGCACCCACTGGGTGCCGCCGATCTGGAGCGCGCCGCTGATGTCGAGGCTGACCGCGGGCTCGCCGGTGGTCTCCCTCATCGGCACGGCCGGGGCCAACGTCTGCACGGTCGGCCTGGCCGAGCCGGTGGCCCAGGCCAGCTTCACCGGCGGGGTGATGGAGGAGACCGGCGAGTTCGTCTTCACCTTGCACGGTGAGGGACTGCGGATCCGGCTGGACCTTTCGGAGCGGCCGTTCTCCGCGGCGGTGGCCGGCGTGGCGGCCTGGTGGCAGGAAGAGGCGGGCGACCTGCCTGCCACGCCGGACCGTGCCCGGTTGCCGGCCTACTCGACGTGGTACAGCATGCACCAGAACGTCTCCGCCGAGTCCGTGGAGTTCCAGGCGAAGCTGGCCAAGGAGCTGGGTTGCGAGACGATCATCGTGGACGACGGCTGGCAGACCGCCGACCGGGCGCGCGGGTACGCGTTCTGCGGTGATTGGGAGCCGAACGTGGCCGCCTTCCCTGACATTTCGGGACATGTGGCTCGGGTGCGTGAGCTCGGCATGGCCTACCTACTCTGGTACGCGCTGCCGTTCGTCGGCAAACACAACGCCGCCTTCGAACGCTTCGAAGGCAGGTTCCTGCGCTACCTCGACCACATGGACGCCGCCGTGCTGGATCCGCGTTATCCTGAGGTGCGCGAATTCCTCATCGATCGGCTCGCCCGGGCCATCGAGACCTGGGGTATGGACGGCTTGAAGATCGACTTCGTGGACCGCTTCGCGACCCCGGGCGGCGACCTGGCGCCCGGCGCGGGGGCCGACTGCGTGGATGTGGACGAAGGGGTCAGGCGGCTGCTGCACGACCTGGACGCGCGGCTCCGCCTTACCAAGCCGGAGGTGCTGATCGAGCACCGCCAGCCTTACACCAGTCCTGGGCTGTGGCATTACGCGAACATGATCAGAGCGGTTGACTGCCCGCTCAGCTCACAGGAGAACCGACAGCGGACGGTCGACCTGCGGCTCACCGCCGGTCCTGTGGCGGTGCACTCCGACATGATCCTCTGGCATCCCGACGAGCCGGCGGAACAGGTGGCCGCGCATCTGATCAACGCGCTGTTCTCGGTTCCGCAGATCTCGGTCGACCTGGCGGCGCAACGCCCCGACCAACTCGCCGCGATCCGGTTCTGGCTGGGGATCTTCCGCCGGCACCTGGGCACGCTTCAACTGGGGACACTGGAGCCGGAGCAGCCTGAGCACGGCTACCCGCTTGTGCGGGCCCGCGACGAGCGCACCACGATCGTCGCCCGGTACGCACCCCTGCCCGTCGAGGTACCGAACTCCGGCGAACTCCTCATCGCCAACGCCGACCCCGACCCGCGGGTCGTCCTGTACGGCACCGGCTCGGCACACGTCGAGGTCCACAACTGCGGCGGCGCCCTGGTCCGAACGGCCACACTCGTGCTGGAGTCCGGGGTCTGCCTCGTCGAGGTGCCCATGGGCGGCCTGCTCACGCTGAGGAGAGACTGA
- a CDS encoding carbohydrate ABC transporter permease — protein sequence MKGWTLTFVLAAVFGLCVGPFYWLAMAATHANSDIFSWPPRFYPGDQLAANTAKLEESIGLVNVLGNTLFVAVAQTAGAIVVSLLAGYAFAKFQFAGRNLFFVLLLSTLVIPGGVTIIPIFEMMNDIGLIDSFPALILPSLSVPFGIFLMRQSLLAIPDELLDAARVDGAGELRVLWRVVIPVMRPVLAALAVFLFLGAWNDFLWPLIALRTPEMYTLPVALATLQGLARTDFGQVMVGTAISSLPMMVLFLILQKQFISGLLAGATKG from the coding sequence ATGAAGGGCTGGACGCTCACCTTCGTGCTCGCCGCGGTGTTCGGGCTGTGCGTCGGGCCGTTCTACTGGCTGGCCATGGCGGCCACGCATGCCAACTCCGACATCTTCTCCTGGCCCCCAAGGTTCTATCCCGGTGACCAGCTCGCGGCCAACACGGCGAAGCTGGAGGAGTCGATCGGGCTGGTCAACGTGCTGGGCAACACGCTCTTCGTCGCGGTCGCGCAGACCGCGGGCGCGATCGTGGTCTCGCTGCTGGCCGGGTACGCCTTCGCCAAGTTCCAGTTCGCCGGGCGCAACCTCTTCTTCGTGCTGCTGCTGTCGACGCTGGTCATCCCCGGCGGTGTGACCATCATCCCGATCTTCGAGATGATGAACGACATCGGGCTGATCGACAGCTTCCCGGCGCTGATCCTGCCGAGCCTGTCGGTGCCGTTCGGCATCTTCCTGATGCGCCAGTCACTGCTGGCCATCCCCGACGAGCTGCTCGACGCGGCCAGGGTCGACGGAGCGGGCGAGCTGCGGGTGCTTTGGCGGGTGGTGATCCCTGTCATGCGCCCGGTGCTGGCGGCGCTGGCCGTCTTCCTCTTCCTCGGCGCGTGGAACGACTTCCTGTGGCCGCTGATCGCGTTGCGCACGCCGGAGATGTACACCCTGCCCGTCGCGCTGGCCACTCTGCAGGGGCTGGCCAGGACAGACTTCGGCCAGGTCATGGTGGGCACCGCCATCTCCTCGCTGCCCATGATGGTGCTCTTCCTCATCCTCCAGAAACAGTTCATCTCCGGCCTGCTGGCCGGTGCCACGAAAGGATAG
- a CDS encoding carbohydrate ABC transporter permease has product MTLTLPRPGRMTVPRRSFVTKRNIPYLLVLPALLGFMVFKAYPILAAMYISLTTGAGAARSFVGLDNYVRLVNDPLFWTSLWNTGLILVVQVPIMLLLALLLALGLNSSLVRLRGLWRLGVFMPSLTGLVAYGVMFSVILRKDAGLLNWLLSLFGVDPIDWLGSPFWARIAIVIALTWHYTGYNAVIYLAGLQSIPKDLYEAAMVDGAGSARRFWSITVPQLRPILLLTVVLSTIGTLQLFDEPFVLTGGGPDNSTLTISLYLYQNGFRYFDFGYAAAIAYALTLIVVGFGIAQMRMQKR; this is encoded by the coding sequence ATGACGCTCACCCTGCCGCGGCCCGGGCGGATGACGGTGCCCAGGCGCTCGTTCGTCACCAAGCGGAACATCCCCTACCTGCTGGTCCTGCCCGCACTGCTGGGCTTCATGGTGTTCAAGGCCTATCCGATCCTGGCCGCCATGTACATCAGCCTGACCACCGGCGCGGGCGCGGCGCGCAGTTTCGTCGGGCTGGACAACTACGTGCGGCTGGTGAACGACCCGCTGTTCTGGACCTCACTGTGGAACACAGGGCTGATCCTGGTCGTCCAGGTCCCGATCATGCTGCTGCTCGCGCTGCTGCTGGCGCTCGGGCTCAACTCATCCCTCGTACGGCTGCGCGGCCTGTGGCGGCTGGGCGTCTTCATGCCGTCGCTGACCGGCCTGGTCGCCTACGGCGTGATGTTCTCGGTGATCCTGCGCAAGGACGCGGGACTGCTCAACTGGCTGCTCAGCCTCTTCGGCGTCGACCCGATCGACTGGCTGGGCAGCCCGTTCTGGGCCCGCATCGCCATCGTCATCGCGCTCACCTGGCACTACACCGGCTACAACGCGGTGATCTACCTAGCTGGCCTGCAGAGCATCCCGAAGGATCTCTACGAGGCCGCGATGGTGGACGGCGCCGGCTCGGCCCGCAGGTTCTGGTCGATCACGGTGCCTCAGCTGAGGCCGATCCTGCTGTTGACCGTGGTGCTGTCCACGATCGGCACCCTGCAGCTGTTCGACGAGCCGTTCGTGCTGACCGGCGGCGGGCCGGACAACTCGACCCTGACGATCTCGCTGTATCTGTACCAGAACGGCTTCCGCTACTTCGACTTCGGCTACGCCGCGGCGATCGCCTACGCGCTCACGTTGATCGTGGTCGGATTCGGGATCGCGCAGATGAGGATGCAGAAACGATGA
- a CDS encoding ABC transporter substrate-binding protein: protein MINRRGALALALTGTLALAACGGKAPEKGSGPVKITVWSWKPASDGLAAVAKDFEQTHPGIKVDVQAVGNPAIWDKITIAMAAGGKGLADVLHIGVDYLPGYMDKFSGGLADLRKLGADKHKDAFAKGLWPTVTGKDGGVYAMPWEVNPVGFFYRADLFKKAGIDPEKIQTWDDAIEAGKTLKEKTGAFLIGLNKPAAGGADMDFFQSLLQQQGAFYFNQQDEVTLSSPPAIQAMTLIKKMNDAGIVADTSGENTAKQLISGGKLAVLPWAAWAVSYIPEMRPEQKGLWRVMQPPAIAAGGKRTAIVNSTHLSISGTSSHQAEAFAFVEYALTKPEVVTKAFKEGGVFPALTEAYSDPAFAAPQPYFGGQPALKTFVDALTEGADATYYSGDYARALKIASDAQTKVLLKGADPAAALTEAATLLAQQTNRKLAG, encoded by the coding sequence ATGATCAACCGTCGTGGAGCCCTGGCGCTCGCCCTCACCGGCACGCTCGCCCTCGCCGCCTGTGGCGGCAAGGCGCCCGAGAAGGGCAGCGGGCCTGTCAAGATCACCGTCTGGAGCTGGAAGCCCGCCTCCGACGGCCTGGCCGCCGTCGCCAAAGACTTCGAGCAGACGCATCCCGGCATCAAGGTCGACGTCCAGGCGGTCGGCAACCCGGCCATCTGGGACAAGATCACCATCGCCATGGCCGCAGGCGGCAAGGGTCTGGCCGATGTGCTGCACATCGGCGTCGACTACCTGCCTGGATACATGGACAAGTTCTCCGGCGGCCTTGCCGACCTGCGTAAGCTGGGCGCCGACAAGCACAAGGACGCCTTCGCCAAGGGTCTGTGGCCCACGGTGACCGGCAAGGACGGCGGCGTCTACGCGATGCCTTGGGAGGTCAACCCGGTCGGCTTCTTCTACCGCGCGGACCTGTTCAAGAAGGCGGGCATCGATCCGGAGAAGATCCAGACCTGGGACGACGCCATCGAAGCGGGCAAGACGCTCAAGGAGAAGACAGGCGCCTTCCTCATCGGGCTGAACAAGCCTGCGGCCGGCGGCGCGGACATGGACTTCTTCCAGTCGCTGCTCCAGCAGCAGGGCGCCTTCTACTTCAACCAGCAGGACGAGGTCACGCTCTCCTCCCCACCTGCCATCCAGGCGATGACCCTCATCAAGAAGATGAACGACGCGGGCATCGTCGCGGACACCTCTGGCGAGAACACCGCCAAGCAACTCATCAGCGGCGGCAAGTTGGCCGTGCTGCCCTGGGCGGCCTGGGCGGTCAGCTACATCCCCGAGATGCGTCCCGAGCAGAAGGGTCTGTGGCGGGTTATGCAGCCCCCCGCGATAGCGGCAGGTGGCAAGCGCACCGCGATCGTCAACTCGACCCATCTGTCGATCTCGGGGACCAGCTCGCACCAGGCGGAGGCGTTCGCGTTCGTCGAGTATGCGCTGACCAAGCCCGAGGTCGTCACCAAGGCCTTCAAGGAGGGCGGCGTCTTCCCCGCGCTGACCGAGGCCTACTCTGATCCGGCCTTCGCCGCGCCCCAGCCCTACTTCGGCGGCCAGCCCGCGCTCAAGACCTTCGTGGACGCCCTCACCGAGGGCGCCGACGCCACCTACTACTCGGGCGACTACGCCAGGGCGCTGAAGATCGCCAGTGACGCGCAGACGAAGGTCCTGCTCAAGGGCGCCGACCCGGCCGCGGCACTGACCGAGGCCGCCACGCTGCTGGCCCAGCAGACGAACAGGAAGCTCGCGGGATGA
- a CDS encoding aminotransferase class V-fold PLP-dependent enzyme has translation MNVQHAYLSQFREPAGYLDFARIGPPSLAVARTVAQAAESLACDPSAALTRLELEASSARASAARLLSCAPHEVAFVSSTSHALFAAAAGLDGGVVLVPRGEFPANVYPWLRFQERGGLRPRWIDSVAINADVLREHLDDDVRALAVSAVDATTGHRAPLGALKEVLGEDRLLVVDAVQGLGAVPLEVAAADVLACGGQKWLRAGWGAALMLVRDRVADRLAPGLGGWAGVQAPFGVRHPAPPLAGAIAHMATNPDLTAVAALGTAIDLVLSAGEGNIARQIARTLANLLDAARTAGAEVLVPTESAGIARVRLPGRDPASTHAALGAAGLTTTLRGGWIRLSPHATTPADTADRLRAAITPRRETHP, from the coding sequence TTGAACGTTCAACACGCCTATCTGAGCCAGTTCCGGGAACCGGCCGGATATCTTGACTTCGCCAGGATCGGGCCGCCCTCACTGGCCGTCGCACGGACCGTCGCGCAGGCTGCGGAGTCGCTGGCGTGCGATCCCTCCGCAGCGCTTACCAGACTGGAGCTTGAGGCGAGCAGTGCACGCGCCTCCGCGGCCCGCCTGCTGAGCTGCGCCCCGCACGAGGTGGCCTTCGTCTCCTCCACCAGCCATGCGCTGTTCGCCGCAGCGGCAGGGCTGGACGGCGGCGTGGTGCTCGTCCCACGCGGCGAGTTCCCTGCCAACGTCTACCCGTGGCTGCGGTTCCAGGAACGCGGCGGCCTTCGGCCACGCTGGATCGACTCCGTCGCGATCAACGCCGACGTCCTGCGCGAGCACCTCGACGACGACGTCAGGGCGCTCGCCGTCAGCGCGGTGGACGCCACAACCGGCCACCGCGCCCCGCTGGGCGCGCTGAAGGAAGTTCTGGGCGAGGACCGACTGCTGGTGGTGGACGCTGTCCAGGGCCTCGGCGCGGTGCCGCTGGAGGTGGCGGCGGCGGACGTGCTCGCCTGCGGCGGGCAGAAGTGGCTGCGGGCGGGCTGGGGCGCGGCCCTGATGCTCGTCCGCGACCGAGTGGCCGACCGCCTGGCCCCCGGTCTCGGCGGCTGGGCGGGCGTACAGGCTCCGTTCGGAGTCCGGCACCCCGCGCCGCCACTGGCGGGAGCCATCGCACACATGGCCACCAACCCCGACCTGACCGCCGTCGCCGCGCTGGGAACCGCCATCGACCTGGTGCTCTCCGCCGGAGAAGGCAACATCGCCCGGCAGATCGCTCGAACCCTGGCGAATCTGCTGGACGCCGCCAGGACCGCAGGCGCCGAAGTCCTGGTCCCCACCGAATCGGCCGGGATCGCGCGCGTGCGACTGCCTGGCCGCGACCCCGCGAGCACACACGCGGCACTCGGCGCCGCCGGGCTCACCACCACGCTGCGCGGTGGCTGGATCCGGCTCTCCCCGCACGCCACCACTCCCGCCGACACCGCCGACCGGCTGCGCGCAGCAATCACCCCCCGAAGGGAAACACACCCATGA
- a CDS encoding MDR family MFS transporter, which yields MIRLLVLATFVVILNETIMINAIPRLMGALRITEQTAQWLSTAFMLTMAAVIPITGWFLQRVSTRTAYTTAMGLFLLGTALAGIAPSFEVLLVARIIQASGTAVMMPLLMTTLMQVVPESDRGRVMGNVTLAISVAPAMGPTVSGVILQFGSWRLLFAVVLPIAAVITWSGLKQLKNVGEPQFSTVDWLSVVTAAAGFGGLVYGLSRFEGGDVRVAAAIVAAGLVAIAVFVVRQLSLQKRGVPLLDLRTLRHRTYTVALIMMSVAFMAMLGSMILLPLYLQNVRELSALQTGLLVMPGGLAMGLLGPTVGRLFDSFGGRVLVIPGAIGITLALTGFTQVTMTMPFWQLLGLHALLMVSLAATFTPVFTLGLGAVPPPLYSHASSILSTLQQVSAAIGTALVITVMSARADALRSAGATEVLANLDGMRLAFIIGAVMSVVVVVTALLLPARADSTGEIEETRPIPA from the coding sequence GTGATCCGGCTGCTGGTGCTCGCCACATTCGTGGTCATCCTCAACGAGACGATCATGATCAACGCGATCCCGCGGCTGATGGGCGCACTGCGCATCACCGAGCAGACCGCACAGTGGCTCTCGACCGCCTTCATGCTGACCATGGCCGCCGTCATCCCGATCACCGGCTGGTTCCTGCAGCGGGTGTCCACCCGCACCGCCTACACGACCGCGATGGGCCTGTTCCTGCTCGGCACGGCGTTGGCCGGCATCGCGCCGTCGTTCGAGGTGCTGCTGGTCGCCCGCATCATCCAGGCGTCCGGGACAGCCGTGATGATGCCGCTGCTGATGACCACGCTGATGCAGGTGGTGCCCGAGTCGGACCGGGGCCGGGTGATGGGCAACGTCACCCTGGCCATCTCGGTCGCGCCCGCCATGGGCCCGACGGTCTCGGGGGTGATCCTGCAGTTCGGGTCCTGGCGGCTGCTGTTCGCCGTGGTGCTCCCCATCGCCGCCGTGATCACATGGAGCGGCCTCAAGCAGCTCAAGAACGTCGGGGAGCCCCAGTTCAGCACCGTCGACTGGTTGAGCGTGGTGACCGCGGCCGCCGGCTTCGGCGGCCTGGTCTACGGGCTCAGCCGGTTCGAGGGCGGTGACGTCCGCGTCGCCGCCGCGATCGTGGCGGCCGGCCTGGTCGCCATCGCCGTCTTCGTCGTCCGCCAGCTGTCGTTGCAGAAGCGCGGCGTGCCGCTGCTGGACCTGCGCACTCTGCGCCACCGCACCTACACGGTCGCGCTGATCATGATGTCGGTGGCCTTCATGGCGATGCTCGGCTCGATGATCTTGCTGCCGCTGTACCTGCAGAACGTCCGCGAGCTCAGCGCCCTGCAGACCGGGCTCCTCGTGATGCCGGGCGGCCTCGCGATGGGGTTGCTCGGTCCGACCGTCGGCCGCCTGTTCGACTCGTTCGGCGGCCGGGTTCTGGTCATCCCCGGCGCGATCGGGATCACCCTCGCGCTCACCGGCTTCACCCAGGTCACGATGACCATGCCGTTCTGGCAGCTCCTCGGTCTGCACGCGCTGCTGATGGTGAGTCTGGCCGCGACCTTCACCCCGGTGTTCACCCTCGGGCTCGGAGCGGTTCCGCCGCCGCTCTACTCCCACGCCAGCTCGATCCTGAGCACGCTGCAGCAGGTCTCCGCGGCCATCGGCACCGCGCTCGTGATCACCGTGATGAGCGCGCGAGCCGATGCCCTGAGATCCGCGGGAGCCACGGAGGTGCTCGCCAACCTCGACGGCATGCGGCTGGCCTTCATCATCGGCGCGGTGATGTCCGTGGTCGTGGTCGTCACCGCCCTGCTCCTGCCCGCCCGAGCGGACAGCACCGGCGAGATCGAGGAGACCCGGCCGATACCGGCGTGA
- a CDS encoding Pr6Pr family membrane protein, whose protein sequence is MILVAVVGLSYTWVALADPLNPLVLFTVQSNLLLAGYCVWRVVRRGRPTPEVKGAVTLYIVITGLVWHFLRMRGASPFERLSFSGFGLGNFLLHYVTPIMAVIDWLFLDRTAHRPRWAAAFGWLVYPMAYLVFALVRGALLPPDAWKRYPYPFLDVDRFGYGGVSLMAVALAAGFLLLGFGLIALHRAVDRRVPRAPAETSAP, encoded by the coding sequence GTGATTCTGGTCGCGGTGGTCGGCCTGAGTTACACGTGGGTGGCGCTGGCCGATCCGCTGAACCCCCTCGTGCTCTTCACCGTGCAGAGCAATCTGCTGCTCGCGGGTTACTGCGTCTGGCGAGTGGTGAGGAGGGGGCGGCCTACCCCGGAGGTCAAGGGGGCGGTGACGCTCTACATCGTGATCACGGGGCTGGTCTGGCATTTTCTGCGCATGCGTGGAGCCAGCCCCTTCGAGCGGCTCTCCTTCTCCGGGTTCGGCCTCGGTAACTTCCTCCTCCACTACGTGACGCCGATCATGGCCGTGATCGACTGGCTGTTCCTCGACCGGACCGCGCACCGGCCGAGGTGGGCGGCGGCCTTCGGGTGGCTGGTCTATCCGATGGCGTATCTGGTCTTCGCCCTGGTCCGGGGTGCGCTGCTGCCCCCGGACGCCTGGAAGCGGTATCCCTATCCGTTCCTGGACGTGGACCGCTTCGGGTACGGCGGAGTCTCGCTCATGGCGGTGGCGCTGGCTGCCGGCTTCCTCCTGCTCGGCTTCGGGCTGATCGCCCTGCACCGCGCCGTCGATCGCCGGGTGCCCCGCGCTCCGGCCGAGACCTCGGCCCCCTAG
- a CDS encoding MBL fold metallo-hydrolase: MIKKSIAVTRAANSCVLLELNGHAVLTDPWFTERWWLRRGEPLGLRIADLPPLAAVVVTNLATNHWDLRALRMLAGKDVTPVYVPTSGMARRARALGFRHAQRVRWGETREIAPGVLMRVVPAGRTLVWPNNAYSFSTAGSRVFFGGEIAEVAPLERHRAGNPPVDVALLPVNGLRPLLGPRLVMGPDQAVAGASVLGARVLVPVHDAHGRDPLSALFRTTGTASDATALAGPDLNVVDLPTGRRWEPTP, translated from the coding sequence ATGATCAAGAAATCGATCGCGGTCACGCGCGCGGCCAACTCCTGTGTGCTGCTCGAACTGAACGGTCACGCGGTGCTCACCGACCCCTGGTTCACCGAACGGTGGTGGCTGCGCCGCGGTGAACCGCTCGGGCTGCGGATCGCCGATCTGCCGCCGCTTGCCGCCGTCGTCGTCACCAACCTGGCCACCAACCACTGGGATCTTCGTGCGCTGCGCATGCTGGCGGGCAAGGACGTAACACCGGTGTACGTCCCCACCTCAGGCATGGCCCGCCGGGCGCGAGCGCTGGGTTTCCGGCACGCCCAGCGGGTGCGCTGGGGGGAGACCCGCGAGATCGCACCCGGCGTGCTGATGCGGGTCGTGCCCGCGGGGCGGACCCTCGTCTGGCCCAACAACGCCTACTCGTTCAGCACGGCCGGTTCCCGGGTGTTCTTCGGCGGGGAGATCGCCGAGGTCGCGCCGCTGGAGCGCCACCGGGCCGGGAACCCACCGGTCGACGTGGCCCTGCTCCCGGTGAACGGCCTGCGACCGCTCCTCGGGCCACGCCTGGTGATGGGCCCCGACCAGGCGGTGGCCGGCGCGTCCGTACTCGGCGCGCGTGTGCTGGTCCCGGTGCACGACGCCCACGGGCGCGATCCGCTCTCGGCGCTGTTCCGCACCACGGGCACGGCCTCGGACGCGACGGCCCTGGCCGGACCGGACCTGAACGTCGTGGACCTGCCGACGGGCAGGCGCTGGGAGCCCACGCCATGA
- a CDS encoding MerR family transcriptional regulator, translating to MKSSAELTIGELAERFGLATHVLRYWESRGLIEPARRAGGQRRYGRDALVRVALILMGKEAGLGLRSLGALLSTPDPMDHRDLLRGHVAELEQRIARARSAKDLIEHALACPHRFADCEHARDQIAARIPPVPR from the coding sequence ATGAAGTCAAGTGCGGAACTGACGATCGGCGAGCTGGCGGAGCGGTTCGGGCTCGCCACCCACGTGCTGCGGTACTGGGAGAGCAGGGGACTGATCGAGCCCGCGAGGCGCGCGGGCGGTCAGCGCCGCTACGGACGGGACGCGCTGGTCCGGGTGGCGCTGATCCTGATGGGCAAGGAGGCGGGTCTCGGCCTGCGGTCGCTCGGGGCCCTGCTGTCCACGCCCGACCCGATGGACCACCGGGATCTGTTGCGCGGCCACGTCGCCGAACTGGAGCAGCGCATCGCGCGCGCACGCTCCGCCAAGGACCTGATCGAGCACGCACTCGCCTGTCCCCACCGCTTCGCGGACTGCGAGCACGCCCGTGATCAGATCGCGGCGCGCATCCCGCCCGTGCCCCGATGA
- a CDS encoding YbaB/EbfC family nucleoid-associated protein — protein MGDGEGFSGLFREVGRLAEAFADEMREAEERRVPGADGAGRVVATVSGSARLLHVRVDARAMRDLDHVELGQAVLDAVRAAREAAAQGVTEAVGRLNGGRPQPGPDDNPLGRYLDAMLREADRG, from the coding sequence GTGGGTGACGGAGAGGGGTTCTCGGGGCTGTTCCGGGAGGTCGGACGTCTGGCCGAAGCGTTCGCGGACGAAATGCGCGAGGCGGAGGAGCGCAGGGTGCCCGGTGCCGACGGCGCCGGCCGGGTGGTGGCCACGGTGTCGGGCTCGGCGCGGCTCCTGCACGTACGCGTCGACGCCCGGGCGATGCGCGACCTCGACCACGTGGAGCTGGGCCAGGCCGTGCTGGACGCGGTCAGAGCGGCCCGCGAGGCGGCGGCGCAGGGCGTGACGGAGGCCGTGGGCAGGCTGAACGGTGGCCGGCCGCAGCCCGGCCCGGACGACAATCCGCTAGGGCGCTACCTCGACGCGATGCTGCGGGAGGCCGATCGTGGATGA